AAGAGGGCATCGCTCCAAGATCGCAATCTAATGCGGTCAATAAAACCGCCCAAATCGCAATTAAGGTGTTTCAAATTAATTTCGAGTTTTTGGCGAATTTGAAACAACTTAAGTACTTTGTTTAGCGACTTTAACCCCCGTTTTTGTTTCAAATTAATTTTCTTCCCCTCAGGTTCATCGCTAAATGTGCTCGGAAGTGCTGTAACGTGTGTGTTTGTTGCATTTAGCGGAATTCTGCTGTTTCACAATACAATTCCCGGTATCCGAGTATTGCGATCCATCCGAATTGGGGCAATCTGTGTTCTGCATTCGATATTTCTTAAATGAACATTGGGCATTGCAACGGCCTCGACCGTGCCAAAATTCGTGCCATAAATCGTGCCATTTTTGCACACGCAGTCCGCTTGTAACCCATTGCCACCAGGGCATTTGCAGTCACAAATCGTGCCATTTTTACGTTGTGCAAGTAACACCGCTTCAAAAATGGCACGGCCGTTTTCCGCTAAACCTGCCCTTTTTCTCTTGGTCAGAAACAGCGACTGTTGCTATTTCGTATTCGACATTCGTTATTCGCCATTTCTCCCGAGATCTCACGTGGTGCTGGTGCCCGAACGGGCGTTGCCTCCGTCTTTAGTTTTCAAAGATCTGTTGATTGGTTATATTATATCACAATTTGCAGGGATACAGTAATGTCGCATAGATGCAACGCCCGTCACGAAAAATCAGCTATGGTCTGAAAAACTCCGCTCCTTACAAAGGAGAGGTGGCATCCCGATGCTTTCTATCGGGATGACGGAGTGGTTCTCAAGCGTCGAACGGGAATTCAGCGCAGTTTGTGGCCAAGGGTTAGGGCACGGTGAATCTTTATTATCGTGAGAGAACCACCCCGTCAGCGGCCAAAAGACGGCCACTGCCACCCCTCCTTGGTAAGGAGGGGAATCTGATAATTTTGAGCGAAACCCCACGGACGGCGTACGGGCCAAAAGACATCAAGCTTTCGCTCCATCGCATCGAGGGAGAAGGTCAATGTCCGGAGAAGTTTAATGAAGAATCATGCGGGATTCGGGGTCATCTATGAAGTAAGTACTCAAGTCAAGCGCACGGGTATTGTGGCATCTTTTGGATGCGGTTGGTGCGTTTGATTGGGTGACAAAAGAGAACAACCGGCGCCTCCATTATTAGTTAGATTCTTTCAGATACGCACCGCTGTAATTAGCGAATGCCATCATCTATTCGTGCACAGCTTCGTTCGAGCGGCTGGCTACATGAAACCTGATCGGCTCATCTCGAACTATATCGAGATGGCTGGCCGTACCATCAGACCTTCAGAGACTGAGCGGGTTTCCCCCGTCACCTCTCCTGACCCCTCGTACAAACCAACTTCGCCCCGCCGTGTAAACTCCTCGTAGCTGATGCCATCACGAAGCATGACATAACAGTTAATCAGAAGCTTACGGGCCGCTGCAACTTTGCTTTCGGGCGGCCTCTACGACGGCTAACCTCGGAATAGAACTTCCGTATCTTCTTATCGCGACTTGCCTGGGCTGCCTGCCCGAGCAGGTACCTTGCGAGCCGCGAACCTCGCTTGCTGATCGAACCGATCCGCCTCGTCTCGCCCGAGCTTTTCTCGAGCGGGTCGAGTCCTACAAATGCCACGACCTCTTCCTTACGGCGAAAGCGTCGAACATCGCCGAGCGTGTGAATAAGTGCCATGGCGTTGATCAGCCCGATCCGGGATGTGTCATTAGCAATTGAGCACGCTCTTCCTTATTCGCCTCTTCTCTCGAGCCTCGCCTCCACGGCCTTGATCCGGCGTGTCAGCTCGTCGCAAAGAACAAATCGAGAGCTGACCAGAAGCCGCTCGACCTGTGTCGTCTCAACCTCCTCGATCTTCTTTCTCGCCTTTACCGCCGGCAAACGGAACCGTGGCAAGCCCTTCGATCGTGCGAACGCCTGCAGCTGATTCACCACCGATGTCCGCTTGCTCACCCAAGAGTGACGATAGTTCAGC
This is a stretch of genomic DNA from Chloracidobacterium sp.. It encodes these proteins:
- a CDS encoding IS110 family transposase, whose amino-acid sequence is MALIHTLGDVRRFRRKEEVVAFVGLDPLEKSSGETRRIGSISKRGSRLARYLLGQAAQASRDKKIRKFYSEVSRRRGRPKAKLQRPVSF